In the Gemmatimonadales bacterium genome, one interval contains:
- a CDS encoding DNA repair exonuclease yields MLLAHLADLHLGYRQYYRQTAAGINQREADVARAFVQAVDQVIAKQPDVIVVAGDLFHAVRPTNQAIIHCFRQFQRIREALPAAKVLIAAGNHDTPRATETGSILKLFAGLGIEVATDDAAIVRYPDLDLAVKLVPHAALVADDRPRLDPEGDERYQVLVLHGDTPDLDPLDRWWAEPGGAAVDPSEFADPRWNYVALGHYHVMLKVGPHAWYSGALDYVTPNPWGELAKQKAHKVPAKGWLLVDLETRQVMPQYLESARRLIDLPPIEARDLAASEIDRAIQERLASIRGGYAEQLVRLVVRDVPRYVARELDHAAIRTAKATALHFRLDLRRPEVHRTVGVGAPGARQTLTDVLRGFLARRPLPERVDRDAFVTRGTAMLDAVSAAASEG; encoded by the coding sequence GTGCTGCTCGCTCACCTTGCCGATCTGCATCTCGGCTACCGCCAGTATTACCGTCAGACCGCCGCGGGCATCAACCAGCGCGAGGCCGACGTCGCGCGCGCGTTCGTCCAGGCGGTCGATCAAGTCATTGCCAAGCAGCCTGACGTCATTGTCGTCGCGGGCGACCTGTTCCACGCGGTGCGCCCGACCAACCAGGCCATCATTCACTGCTTCCGGCAGTTCCAGCGGATTCGAGAGGCGCTTCCCGCTGCAAAGGTCCTGATCGCGGCCGGCAACCACGACACGCCTCGGGCCACCGAAACCGGTTCGATCCTCAAGCTCTTTGCCGGTCTCGGGATCGAGGTGGCGACGGACGACGCGGCCATCGTGCGGTATCCCGACCTCGATCTGGCGGTCAAGCTGGTGCCGCACGCCGCGCTGGTAGCCGACGACCGGCCGCGTCTCGATCCCGAGGGTGACGAGCGCTACCAGGTTCTGGTGCTCCACGGCGACACCCCCGATCTCGACCCGCTCGACCGCTGGTGGGCCGAGCCGGGCGGGGCGGCGGTCGATCCGAGCGAGTTTGCCGACCCCCGTTGGAACTACGTCGCGCTCGGTCACTATCACGTCATGCTGAAGGTTGGCCCGCACGCCTGGTATTCGGGGGCGCTCGACTATGTCACCCCGAACCCCTGGGGCGAACTGGCGAAGCAGAAGGCGCACAAGGTTCCGGCCAAAGGGTGGCTCCTGGTCGACCTCGAAACCCGCCAAGTCATGCCGCAGTACCTCGAGTCAGCCAGGCGGCTGATCGACCTGCCACCGATCGAGGCGCGGGACCTCGCCGCGTCGGAGATCGACCGAGCTATCCAGGAGAGGCTGGCCAGTATCCGGGGCGGGTATGCCGAGCAGCTGGTTCGCCTGGTTGTGCGGGATGTGCCCCGGTATGTCGCTCGCGAGCTGGATCATGCGGCGATTCGCACCGCCAAGGCCACCGCGCTCCATTTCCGTCTCGATCTGCGGCGACCGGAAGTGCATCGGACGGTCGGGGTTGGTGCGCCTGGAGCGCGCCAGACGCTGACGGACGTGCTGAGGGGCTTCCTGGCTCGGCGCCCTTTGCCTGAGCGGGTCGACCGCGATGCCTTCGTGACTCGCGGGACGGCCATGCTCGATGCGGTTTCGGCGGCGGCGTCGGAGGGCTGA
- a CDS encoding SMC family ATPase, with protein MQIRRLRLLNFRQHADTTLAFESGLTGIIGPNGAGKSTLLEAVAWAMYGTQAARGTRDSIRRRNAPPRSRVEVELEIAIGAQVYRVVRSLQTAALYQDGGPSPIANSGAAVTDKITRLLGMTRDEFFNTYFTGQKELAIMASMSAPERAKFLSRVLGYERLAMVQLKLRDERTGLRGALGVAESALGDLAELDREAAEVEARVAAADTALGTAGARRETADAVLASLAPEWEEAQRRRDEVAAIQTDLSIAEHAAVEAKRAFEAIDLDMADAIAASTKREELAPRLADWDALVARRDGLEQAASAFSERRAMDAQAAEVRKLLAGQETRLSELPDQARLDAARAELAILQESAHQAAHTLEEQRTEWVREKQDAETMRKGLLNEYEEVAEQKARLEAAGAAGICPTCGKPLGAEYGGVLDDLEGRLADIRGDGKHYRARIDQLSSEPEGVVAAKRVLEQAEADLKRLTAGVGRMTEAVAERVRIEAALVAQRERLADLDARLAATPSSYDETEHVRVRARVAELTPLRDELMRIAARADRAPELLQKATAAEQHLTRLEATAQALRDKLSALGWSVEAFALLKETFLAAEREARDAHLALVRAQAEHAAALEQRASLSRRREERDRRLAEAERLRSDLAMNQELDRAFSELRDDLNAALRPDLADAASTLLRDLTNGRYTDLELDEDYLATIVDDGEPKQVISGGEEDVTNLALRLAISQMIAERAGQPFSLLILDEVFGSLDEERRNAVMDLLRGLADRFPQVILITHIESVRDSFDRIVRIDYDVESGVASAREEDPQRGGMSHAAA; from the coding sequence ATGCAGATCCGGCGCCTCCGTCTGCTCAACTTCCGGCAGCATGCCGACACCACGCTCGCGTTCGAGTCCGGGCTGACCGGGATCATCGGACCGAACGGCGCCGGCAAGTCCACCCTGCTCGAGGCGGTGGCCTGGGCGATGTACGGTACCCAGGCGGCCCGCGGCACCCGCGACAGCATCCGGCGTCGCAATGCACCGCCGCGGTCCCGGGTCGAGGTCGAGCTCGAGATTGCCATCGGAGCCCAGGTCTATCGGGTGGTGCGGTCGCTGCAGACGGCGGCATTGTACCAGGACGGGGGTCCCTCGCCGATTGCCAACAGCGGCGCGGCCGTCACCGACAAGATCACCCGCTTGCTGGGGATGACGCGGGACGAATTCTTCAACACCTACTTCACGGGTCAGAAGGAACTGGCGATCATGGCGTCGATGTCGGCGCCGGAGCGGGCCAAGTTCCTGAGCCGGGTGCTGGGCTACGAACGTCTGGCCATGGTTCAGCTCAAGTTGCGCGACGAGCGAACCGGTCTCCGGGGAGCGTTAGGCGTGGCCGAGTCTGCGCTGGGCGACCTGGCGGAGCTCGACCGCGAGGCGGCGGAGGTCGAAGCGCGGGTCGCCGCCGCGGATACCGCGCTGGGCACAGCCGGCGCCCGACGCGAGACGGCCGATGCCGTGCTGGCCTCGCTGGCGCCGGAATGGGAAGAGGCTCAGCGCCGTCGTGATGAAGTCGCCGCGATCCAGACCGACCTGAGCATTGCCGAGCATGCGGCAGTCGAGGCCAAGCGTGCCTTCGAAGCAATCGACCTCGATATGGCGGATGCCATTGCCGCCAGCACCAAGCGGGAAGAGCTGGCCCCTCGTCTGGCGGATTGGGACGCGCTGGTGGCCCGACGTGACGGGCTCGAACAGGCTGCGTCGGCGTTTTCCGAGCGGCGGGCCATGGATGCTCAGGCGGCTGAGGTTCGCAAGCTCCTGGCCGGTCAGGAGACGCGGCTGAGCGAACTGCCCGATCAGGCCCGCCTCGATGCGGCTCGGGCGGAGCTGGCGATTCTGCAGGAGAGCGCCCACCAGGCTGCGCACACGCTCGAAGAGCAGCGGACCGAGTGGGTCCGCGAAAAGCAGGACGCCGAGACGATGCGGAAAGGGCTGCTCAACGAATACGAAGAAGTGGCGGAGCAGAAAGCGCGTCTCGAGGCGGCCGGCGCAGCCGGGATCTGCCCGACCTGCGGTAAGCCGCTCGGTGCGGAGTATGGCGGCGTGCTCGACGATCTGGAAGGGCGCCTGGCCGACATCCGCGGCGACGGCAAGCACTATCGGGCCCGGATCGATCAGCTCTCGAGCGAGCCCGAGGGTGTTGTGGCGGCCAAACGGGTGCTGGAGCAGGCCGAGGCCGATCTCAAACGTCTGACCGCGGGAGTCGGGCGGATGACGGAGGCGGTGGCGGAGCGGGTCCGGATCGAGGCGGCTCTGGTCGCGCAGCGGGAACGGCTGGCCGACCTCGATGCCCGTCTCGCGGCGACGCCGTCGTCGTACGACGAAACCGAACACGTTCGTGTGCGCGCTCGTGTTGCCGAGCTGACGCCGCTGCGGGATGAACTGATGCGGATCGCGGCCCGGGCGGATCGTGCCCCCGAGCTGCTCCAGAAGGCTACTGCGGCCGAGCAGCACTTGACGCGGCTCGAAGCAACTGCTCAGGCGCTGCGGGACAAGCTCTCCGCGCTGGGATGGTCCGTCGAGGCGTTTGCCCTGCTCAAAGAGACGTTCCTGGCAGCCGAGCGCGAGGCGCGTGACGCCCACCTGGCTTTGGTACGGGCGCAAGCCGAGCATGCCGCTGCGCTGGAGCAGCGAGCCTCGCTGTCACGGCGGCGGGAGGAGCGTGATCGGCGTCTTGCCGAGGCCGAGCGTTTGCGGAGCGACCTGGCCATGAACCAGGAGTTGGATCGGGCCTTCAGTGAGCTGCGGGATGACCTCAATGCGGCCTTGCGTCCCGACCTGGCGGATGCGGCCTCGACCCTGCTGCGAGATCTCACCAATGGCCGGTACACGGACCTGGAACTGGACGAGGACTACCTCGCCACCATCGTGGACGACGGCGAGCCCAAACAGGTCATTTCAGGCGGTGAAGAGGATGTCACCAACCTGGCCTTGCGGCTCGCCATCAGTCAGATGATTGCGGAGCGGGCGGGGCAACCGTTTTCGCTGCTGATCCTCGATGAGGTGTTTGGTTCGCTCGATGAGGAGCGTCGCAACGCCGTGATGGATCTGCTGCGCGGCCTGGCCGATCGGTTCCCCCAAGTGATTCTGATTACGCATATCGAGTCGGTGCGCGACAGCTTTGATCGGATTGTTCGGATCGACTACGATGTCGAGTCCGGGGTTGCCTCCGCGCGGGAGGAAGATCCGCAGCGAGGCGGGATGTCGCATGCCGCGGCGTGA
- a CDS encoding GNAT family N-acetyltransferase, translating to MPRRERLTGPIPIGVEGIGDLNQLFSDAFTDRYHRDGMMGVRVPPLNPAIWRYALAVAGDGAMQWRDQSGALAAFNLARVSGTEGWMGPLAVRSDLQRGGVGRLIVRAGIDYLRERSCRVIGLETMPRTVENIGFYSGLGFRPGHLTISMQLAVPRGAGVPALRSGDLGDRDLWRPQGRRLLDRLAPGVDFTREIDETLTQGIGDLSVVADSGEWLAFALWHDVPLAQGRPVEEIRILKVAAVDPAAFCRVIDGVMVAATARGIHRLGVRCQTAQAAAYEALLDLGFRAHWTDLRMSLRDLPEQRPAEGIVLSNWEI from the coding sequence ATGCCGCGGCGTGAGCGCCTGACCGGTCCGATACCGATCGGGGTCGAGGGGATCGGTGATCTCAACCAGCTGTTTTCGGATGCGTTTACCGATCGCTACCACCGGGATGGGATGATGGGGGTCCGGGTTCCTCCGCTCAATCCGGCCATCTGGCGTTACGCCCTCGCGGTGGCGGGGGATGGTGCCATGCAGTGGCGTGACCAGTCGGGAGCGCTGGCTGCGTTCAACCTTGCCCGGGTGTCGGGAACGGAAGGGTGGATGGGTCCGCTGGCGGTGCGTTCGGATTTGCAGCGTGGTGGCGTGGGTCGTCTGATCGTGCGGGCGGGCATCGACTATCTGCGCGAGCGCAGCTGCCGAGTCATCGGGCTCGAAACCATGCCGCGCACCGTCGAGAATATCGGTTTCTACAGTGGACTCGGCTTTCGCCCCGGCCATCTCACGATTTCGATGCAGCTGGCCGTTCCGCGCGGGGCTGGTGTCCCGGCGCTGCGGAGCGGAGACCTTGGTGATCGGGACCTGTGGCGGCCGCAGGGTCGCCGCCTGCTCGATCGGCTCGCCCCGGGGGTCGACTTCACCCGGGAAATCGACGAGACGCTGACACAGGGCATCGGTGATCTGTCCGTCGTCGCGGACAGCGGCGAGTGGCTGGCGTTTGCGCTCTGGCACGATGTGCCCCTGGCCCAGGGGCGCCCGGTCGAAGAGATTCGGATCCTCAAGGTTGCCGCGGTCGATCCGGCCGCCTTCTGCCGGGTCATCGACGGTGTCATGGTTGCAGCAACGGCTCGGGGCATCCATCGATTAGGGGTGCGGTGTCAGACGGCGCAGGCTGCGGCCTATGAGGCCCTGCTCGACCTTGGATTCCGAGCCCATTGGACCGATCTCCGGATGTCGCTCCGCGACTTGCCTGAACAGCGGCCGGCTGAAGGAATCGTACTTTCGAACTGGGAAATCTGA
- a CDS encoding DUF3943 domain-containing protein — protein sequence MGTPTRRVARGLALAACCAVLAPTPARAQQRPDNPVPADSLALRVPSRALRSIGTGLVVNVAVNRFNMWVLKEDFARVTPSSWMRNLRLGWEWDENQFGTNMFDHPYHGSLYFNAGRHNGLSYWESIPLAFIGSWTWEYLGERYRPSLNDFVMTSFGGVALGEIFGRIGAGIRQAAPGSPAPLWRELMALPFDPIGSFDRLTGGRGRRTHPTMMAHPDAFMLRTYTGIRTTGDREVADSSARSITALIDFLYGDPLDTPYTAPFDVFAIRGQVSSGGGLHQLRATGRLYSRNITRPTARHRHQLTVNQRFEYIDNPAQRYGTQSVELGIHSRWRLSNTLGVRTQAFGNAILLGAIDAPDAGVGERDYDFGPGGGVRIEGLLEFRGLPVIAAYAQTEYLRSVSGATADHVAHFGGLEFTVPVGRDFGIGIHTGYFSRLSRYSDRPEQRREYPEVRLISTWTIGNTGRSAP from the coding sequence GTGGGCACTCCGACCCGCCGAGTAGCGCGCGGCCTGGCTCTGGCCGCCTGCTGTGCTGTGCTCGCGCCGACCCCGGCGCGAGCCCAGCAGCGGCCAGACAATCCCGTGCCGGCAGACTCGCTCGCTCTGCGAGTTCCCTCCCGCGCCCTCCGTAGCATCGGGACGGGGCTGGTCGTCAACGTTGCCGTCAATCGCTTCAACATGTGGGTCCTGAAGGAGGACTTTGCGCGGGTCACGCCCTCGTCCTGGATGCGCAACCTCCGCCTCGGATGGGAGTGGGACGAAAATCAGTTCGGCACCAACATGTTCGACCACCCCTATCACGGTTCGCTCTATTTCAACGCCGGCCGACATAACGGTCTCAGCTACTGGGAGTCGATCCCGCTCGCGTTCATCGGCTCCTGGACCTGGGAGTATCTGGGGGAGCGGTATCGCCCGTCGCTCAACGATTTCGTAATGACGAGCTTCGGCGGCGTTGCCCTGGGGGAGATCTTCGGCCGGATCGGCGCGGGCATCCGACAGGCGGCTCCCGGCAGTCCCGCGCCACTCTGGCGCGAACTCATGGCGCTGCCCTTCGACCCGATCGGGAGCTTCGATCGCCTGACCGGCGGGCGCGGGCGCCGGACCCACCCGACCATGATGGCGCACCCCGACGCCTTCATGCTCCGCACCTATACGGGCATTCGGACGACCGGCGACCGTGAAGTCGCCGACAGCTCGGCACGATCGATCACCGCGCTGATCGATTTTCTCTACGGCGACCCGCTGGACACGCCGTACACCGCCCCCTTCGACGTCTTTGCCATCCGGGGCCAGGTGAGTTCCGGCGGCGGCCTGCACCAGCTCCGGGCGACCGGGCGGCTCTACAGCCGGAACATCACCCGACCAACGGCTCGGCACCGGCACCAGCTGACTGTCAACCAGCGCTTCGAATACATCGACAACCCGGCGCAGCGTTACGGTACGCAGAGCGTGGAACTCGGGATCCACTCGCGCTGGCGCCTGTCCAACACTCTCGGGGTCAGAACCCAGGCGTTCGGCAACGCGATTCTGCTCGGCGCCATCGACGCGCCCGACGCCGGCGTGGGCGAGCGCGACTACGACTTCGGACCCGGGGGAGGCGTCCGCATCGAAGGCCTGCTCGAGTTCCGGGGCCTGCCAGTCATCGCCGCCTACGCACAGACCGAGTACCTGCGATCCGTCAGCGGAGCCACCGCCGATCACGTGGCGCATTTCGGGGGCCTCGAGTTTACCGTGCCCGTCGGACGGGATTTCGGCATCGGGATTCATACCGGCTACTTCAGCCGCCTGAGCCGCTACTCCGACCGGCCCGAGCAGCGACGCGAGTATCCCGAGGTGAGGCTGATCAGCACCTGGACGATTGGCAACACGGGACGGAGTGCGCCATGA
- a CDS encoding 6-carboxytetrahydropterin synthase produces the protein MAHCVVARRLHFNAAHRLHNPARSEEWNRSTFGVCNNPNYHGHNYELDVLVEGEIDPETGYVVDVAVLKAIAQEHVLDLLDHRNLNLDVPWFSTRLPSAENIAIFCWEQIAPRLPAGRLKLIRLWETPRNYVEYHGS, from the coding sequence ATGGCTCACTGCGTGGTCGCGCGCCGCTTGCATTTCAATGCTGCGCACAGGCTGCACAACCCTGCTCGCTCCGAGGAATGGAACCGGAGCACCTTCGGGGTGTGTAACAACCCCAACTACCACGGCCACAACTACGAGCTGGATGTCCTGGTCGAAGGCGAAATCGACCCCGAGACCGGCTACGTCGTCGACGTTGCCGTTCTCAAAGCCATTGCGCAGGAGCACGTTCTCGATCTGCTCGACCATCGGAATCTGAACCTCGACGTACCCTGGTTCAGCACCCGCCTGCCGTCGGCGGAGAATATCGCGATCTTCTGCTGGGAGCAGATCGCACCGAGACTGCCGGCCGGGCGCCTCAAACTGATTCGGCTCTGGGAGACGCCGCGGAACTATGTCGAATACCACGGGTCCTGA
- the folE gene encoding GTP cyclohydrolase I FolE: MSNTTGPDFEQHILAILEALGEDPARDGLVRTPERVAKAYRWMTRGYEMSVAEVVGDGVFDESHENMILVRDIELYSMCEHHMLPFFGKAHVAYLPAGKIIGLSKLPRIVDVFARRLQVQERLTDQVADAVMDVLHPRGVGVVIEASHLCMMMRGVEKQNSTTITSALRGVFRDDARTREEFLRLVHGPRTQTI; the protein is encoded by the coding sequence ATGTCGAATACCACGGGTCCTGATTTCGAGCAGCACATTCTCGCCATTCTCGAGGCGCTGGGAGAGGACCCTGCGCGCGATGGACTGGTGCGTACCCCGGAGCGGGTTGCCAAGGCCTACCGCTGGATGACGCGCGGCTATGAGATGTCGGTGGCCGAGGTGGTGGGGGACGGCGTCTTCGACGAAAGCCACGAGAACATGATCCTGGTGCGCGACATCGAGTTGTACTCGATGTGCGAGCATCATATGCTGCCCTTCTTCGGCAAGGCGCATGTCGCGTATCTCCCGGCGGGCAAGATTATCGGGCTGTCGAAGCTGCCCCGGATCGTGGATGTCTTTGCCCGCCGTCTGCAGGTGCAGGAGCGCCTGACCGATCAGGTGGCCGATGCCGTGATGGACGTGCTCCATCCCCGTGGCGTCGGCGTCGTGATCGAGGCGTCGCACCTCTGCATGATGATGCGCGGTGTCGAGAAGCAGAACTCGACGACCATCACCAGCGCGCTGCGGGGCGTCTTTCGCGACGACGCGCGGACGCGGGAGGAGTTCCTCCGCCTGGTGCACGGACCGCGGACCCAGACGATCTGA
- a CDS encoding transglycosylase SLT domain-containing protein — protein sequence MRRLIPLLGLALLATPGSGNAQRDSSSIDAELLQRPDVTRYIDFFTGPARDRMSQWLNRGTRYRELIDEHLEREGLPREFAYLPMIESGFSNTAVSRAGAVGMWQFMPATARDYGLRVDRWVDERRDPFRATDAAVRHIRDLNRTFGSSLVAAAAYNGGAGRLTRSLAQLRGVSLREGGSATDQDFFALAGRGMVAKETQNYVPQLLAAAIIGRDPTRFGFSVDSLAPIAVDSIRLEKPIRLAAAEQALGLDRQTLTQLNPQFLLGVTPPGGAWLRIPADAESGAAERLNGLPSASLHRLEDRPRYRLGELVRVKRGDSLGDIARRHGVDEAALRRINAIPEWYRIRAGQALRLPAS from the coding sequence ATGCGACGCCTCATTCCCCTTCTCGGCCTGGCCCTGCTGGCGACCCCCGGTTCCGGGAATGCACAGCGTGACTCGTCTTCGATCGACGCCGAGTTGCTGCAACGACCCGACGTAACCCGGTACATCGACTTTTTTACCGGGCCCGCGCGTGACCGGATGAGCCAGTGGCTCAACCGGGGCACCCGGTATCGCGAGCTGATCGACGAGCATCTCGAACGGGAAGGACTGCCCCGCGAGTTTGCCTATCTCCCGATGATCGAAAGCGGCTTCTCGAACACCGCCGTCAGCCGGGCAGGCGCGGTCGGCATGTGGCAGTTCATGCCGGCAACCGCGCGCGATTATGGCCTCCGGGTCGATCGCTGGGTCGACGAACGCCGCGATCCGTTTCGGGCCACGGACGCTGCGGTGCGCCACATCCGCGACCTGAACCGAACCTTCGGATCGTCGCTGGTAGCGGCAGCTGCGTACAACGGAGGCGCCGGTCGACTCACCCGCAGCCTGGCACAGCTCCGCGGTGTTTCCCTGCGCGAAGGAGGCAGCGCGACGGACCAGGATTTCTTCGCCCTTGCCGGGCGCGGGATGGTGGCGAAGGAAACCCAGAACTACGTGCCCCAGCTGCTGGCCGCGGCAATCATCGGGCGGGACCCGACCAGGTTCGGCTTTTCGGTGGACTCACTGGCGCCCATTGCCGTGGATTCGATCCGGCTCGAGAAGCCGATCCGGCTGGCGGCTGCGGAGCAGGCCCTTGGCCTCGATCGCCAAACGCTGACCCAGCTCAACCCGCAGTTTCTCCTCGGGGTAACCCCGCCCGGCGGCGCCTGGCTCCGAATCCCGGCCGATGCCGAGTCGGGGGCGGCAGAGCGTCTCAACGGGTTGCCGAGCGCGTCACTCCATCGCCTCGAGGATCGGCCGCGCTACCGGCTCGGCGAGCTGGTCCGTGTCAAACGGGGTGATTCGCTCGGCGATATTGCCCGGCGACACGGCGTCGACGAGGCGGCACTTCGCCGCATCAACGCGATTCCCGAGTGGTATCGGATTCGAGCCGGCCAGGCGCTTCGGCTGCCGGCGAGCTGA